A stretch of Flavobacterium sp. N1994 DNA encodes these proteins:
- a CDS encoding LytR/AlgR family response regulator transcription factor — protein sequence MLRAIVIDDIESIRKENIAIIKANCPTISIIGQADSVESGVKLIKQLVPDIVFLDIEMPDGNGFELLQRLKPIQFKVIFITGYEDFAIRAFRFSAIDYLLKPLQASDLREAVKKAEDSLAKEVFDMKLNNLFVNLERPKNLQKLILKTSDRIYSVNIQDIISCESDKNYTTFNLINAPKLVVSTNLKEYEMLLTPHKFFRTHKSHLINMAYFDHFVKADGGNKVVMKNKLSVPLSVRKKEEFLVLLENL from the coding sequence ATGTTACGAGCCATTGTCATTGATGATATCGAATCTATTCGAAAAGAAAACATTGCCATTATCAAAGCGAACTGCCCAACTATATCTATTATTGGCCAGGCCGATTCAGTAGAGTCGGGAGTGAAACTTATCAAACAATTAGTACCCGACATTGTTTTCCTCGACATTGAAATGCCCGACGGCAATGGCTTTGAATTACTTCAAAGATTGAAACCAATACAGTTTAAGGTTATATTTATCACTGGATATGAAGACTTTGCTATTAGAGCTTTTCGCTTTTCGGCTATTGATTATCTGCTAAAACCATTACAAGCAAGCGATTTGAGGGAAGCAGTAAAAAAAGCTGAAGATTCATTAGCGAAAGAAGTTTTTGACATGAAACTAAACAACCTATTTGTCAATTTAGAACGCCCCAAGAACCTTCAGAAATTGATTTTGAAAACCTCAGACCGCATTTACTCTGTAAACATACAGGATATAATCAGCTGTGAATCGGATAAAAACTATACAACCTTCAACCTGATTAATGCACCTAAACTTGTTGTTTCCACCAACCTCAAAGAGTACGAAATGCTCTTAACACCACATAAGTTTTTCAGAACCCACAAATCGCATCTGATTAACATGGCATATTTTGACCATTTTGTAAAAGCAGATGGTGGCAATAAGGTAGTGATGAAGAACAAATTATCGGTGCCGCTATCAGTTCGCAAGAAAGAAGAGTTCCTTGTTTTGCTCGAAAACCTTTAA
- a CDS encoding tetratricopeptide repeat protein produces the protein MFKIIRFVSVLAFLFISSASYGQDKIIDSLKIVLRNPKLHDTTRIQLISDVMDANYHNEYDKNYLYLSGMMGALAEKNYEKSTTPTLHKKYGEWLGTYYSALANDLSHKTLYEKALAYHDKALGILKSVKSLDNYYVANLNKAQLYTLMKQEDKAIPLIFASLKFFEKDKKRNAEQVPYALTMMSHVYREQQQWDKAIEYSKEAVKYYDISYSENPVKHTLYLKATSYTSIAYAYSKLKKYSESLEYSNKALEITRKIRADTQTGLALSRAGDTQMKLSNFEEAEKLFLEVLGMKTLPPDNIAIAVSNFNLGILYFKKGEVAKAGPYADKAFELSKKTGNVTLQKDVANLLYDIYTANKDYEKAIKIYQFNEKISDSSQIQSSKNELAQQLLKYNFEKKELQQKIIQEKKLAEIELEAEKKNALVKSRNKMAQQQLMYDFEKKELSQKLIQGKKLSAIKLDAQKKTAAKNNLLIGLSGLLLLILVGAYFYYRNNKQKQAIAGLEKNQIKQKLLITQMNPHFIFNSIQNIRSLIFNKQDQDAVNYLDKFSKLTRQILENSNENYISLAEEVEMIENYLAIQQLLYNNKFTYWVAVEEAIESDSIFLPPMLTQPFIENAIKHGLSDTSVNGKVAIHFYLKDTKLFFEVTDNGKGFDSVQKSTNHKSLAMTITKERLVNYTKNQDFVVVTDNILDNETKVIGAKVVFEIPYIYEN, from the coding sequence ATGTTTAAAATTATTCGCTTCGTCTCTGTACTTGCCTTTTTATTTATCTCTTCTGCATCCTACGGTCAAGACAAAATTATTGATTCCTTAAAAATCGTGTTGCGAAATCCAAAACTCCACGACACTACAAGAATACAACTCATATCAGATGTTATGGATGCCAACTATCACAACGAATATGACAAGAATTACCTCTATCTGAGCGGTATGATGGGTGCCTTGGCTGAAAAAAACTATGAAAAAAGCACTACTCCTACTCTACATAAAAAATACGGTGAATGGCTCGGCACTTATTACTCTGCCCTTGCGAATGACCTATCTCATAAAACACTATATGAAAAAGCATTGGCATATCATGACAAAGCCCTTGGTATATTAAAATCAGTCAAATCTTTAGATAACTATTATGTTGCCAATCTCAACAAAGCCCAGCTTTACACGCTGATGAAACAAGAAGATAAGGCAATACCACTCATCTTCGCCTCACTTAAATTTTTTGAAAAAGACAAGAAACGTAATGCCGAACAAGTCCCTTATGCCTTAACGATGATGTCACATGTTTACAGAGAACAACAACAATGGGATAAAGCCATAGAATACAGCAAGGAGGCTGTAAAATATTACGATATTTCATATAGCGAGAATCCTGTCAAACATACCTTATACCTCAAAGCAACGTCCTACACGAGTATTGCATATGCCTATAGTAAACTTAAAAAATATTCTGAGTCGCTTGAGTATAGCAACAAAGCATTAGAAATAACAAGGAAAATAAGGGCTGATACCCAAACAGGTCTCGCTTTATCAAGAGCTGGAGATACACAAATGAAACTTTCAAATTTTGAGGAAGCCGAAAAGTTATTTCTGGAAGTTTTGGGTATGAAAACCTTACCTCCTGATAATATAGCTATTGCGGTTTCTAACTTTAATCTAGGTATTTTATATTTTAAAAAGGGAGAGGTCGCCAAAGCAGGTCCTTATGCAGATAAGGCTTTTGAACTGAGCAAAAAAACAGGAAATGTAACACTTCAGAAAGATGTCGCCAATTTACTATACGACATTTACACTGCAAATAAGGATTATGAAAAAGCCATAAAAATATATCAGTTCAACGAGAAAATATCCGATTCGAGTCAAATACAATCCTCAAAAAACGAATTGGCACAACAGCTTCTGAAATACAATTTTGAAAAAAAGGAGTTGCAACAAAAAATAATCCAAGAAAAGAAATTAGCAGAAATAGAGCTAGAGGCAGAGAAGAAAAACGCTCTTGTGAAATCAAGAAATAAAATGGCTCAGCAACAATTGATGTACGACTTTGAGAAAAAAGAACTAAGTCAGAAACTAATTCAGGGAAAAAAACTATCGGCTATCAAGTTGGATGCCCAAAAGAAAACCGCCGCTAAAAACAACCTGTTGATCGGACTATCAGGCTTACTTTTGTTGATTTTAGTAGGAGCCTATTTTTACTATCGAAATAACAAACAAAAACAGGCTATTGCCGGATTAGAGAAAAACCAAATCAAGCAAAAGCTCTTGATTACGCAAATGAATCCGCATTTTATCTTTAATTCTATTCAAAACATACGATCGCTTATTTTTAACAAACAAGACCAAGATGCCGTAAATTATTTGGATAAATTTTCAAAACTAACGCGTCAGATTCTGGAAAATTCGAATGAGAATTATATTTCATTAGCCGAAGAAGTCGAAATGATTGAAAACTATTTGGCTATTCAGCAATTGCTTTACAACAACAAGTTTACCTATTGGGTAGCAGTTGAAGAAGCTATTGAAAGCGACTCCATTTTTTTACCGCCTATGCTAACGCAGCCTTTTATAGAAAACGCTATAAAGCACGGATTGAGTGATACTTCGGTAAACGGAAAAGTAGCAATTCATTTTTATTTAAAAGACACCAAATTGTTTTTTGAAGTTACTGATAACGGTAAGGGATTTGATTCTGTTCAGAAATCGACCAATCACAAATCATTGGCGATGACGATTACCAAAGAGCGGCTAGTAAACTATACAAAAAATCAGGATTTTGTTGTGGTTACGGATAATATTTTGGACAATGAAACTAAGGTTATAGGAGCCAAAGTTGTTTTTGAAATTCCCTACATTTACGAAAATTAA
- the rseP gene encoding RIP metalloprotease RseP, whose amino-acid sequence MEIAIKLSQFLLSLSILIILHELGHFIPAKLFKTRVEKFYLFFDIKYSLLKKKIGETEYGIGWLPLGGYVKISGMIDESMDTEQLAQEPQPWEFRSKPAWQRLIIMLGGVTVNFILAFLIYIGMTFFYGEQYIANSEVKNGIWINNPVVEKAGLKTGDQLISIDGEKVERFYESNEKLFLSKEIIVLRDGKEEKVHFPVNFIDQLMQGKRASLVELRIPFVIADVPKDSPNKDVLKTKDIITSFNGKPVQFADEVLLAVDTLKGKTVPVIIKRDNKEIAATLKVNDSAKIGAFYASRLQYEDITKLGLYKISEEKFTFFQSIPVGIDKGFAQLSSYGKQLKAIFSPKTGAYKGVGGFAAIFNIFPKTWSWEAFWGITALLSIMLGVMNLLPIPALDGGHVMFLLYEIISGKKPSDKFLERAQMVGFVLLISLLLFANGNDIYKAIFHK is encoded by the coding sequence ATGGAAATTGCAATTAAATTATCTCAATTTTTATTGAGCCTATCAATACTAATCATACTTCACGAACTTGGGCATTTTATTCCTGCCAAATTGTTTAAAACCCGAGTAGAAAAATTTTATCTTTTTTTTGACATCAAATATTCTTTGTTAAAAAAGAAAATAGGCGAAACCGAATACGGTATTGGCTGGTTACCCCTAGGAGGTTATGTGAAAATATCCGGAATGATAGACGAAAGTATGGATACCGAGCAATTGGCTCAAGAGCCTCAACCTTGGGAGTTTCGTTCTAAACCCGCTTGGCAACGTTTAATCATCATGTTGGGTGGTGTAACCGTTAATTTTATTTTGGCGTTCTTGATTTACATCGGAATGACTTTCTTTTATGGCGAACAATACATTGCCAATAGCGAAGTTAAAAACGGAATCTGGATTAACAATCCTGTAGTAGAAAAAGCCGGACTTAAAACTGGTGACCAATTAATTTCTATAGATGGTGAAAAAGTAGAGCGCTTTTACGAGTCGAATGAGAAATTGTTTTTGTCTAAAGAGATTATTGTATTGCGTGATGGCAAGGAAGAAAAAGTTCATTTCCCAGTAAACTTTATTGACCAATTGATGCAAGGCAAAAGAGCCTCCTTGGTTGAATTGCGTATTCCTTTTGTTATTGCCGATGTCCCTAAAGATTCTCCAAATAAAGACGTACTTAAAACAAAAGACATCATCACTAGTTTTAATGGAAAGCCAGTTCAGTTTGCCGATGAAGTATTATTAGCAGTTGATACCTTAAAAGGAAAAACGGTTCCTGTTATTATAAAAAGAGACAACAAAGAAATTGCAGCCACCTTAAAAGTAAATGATAGCGCTAAAATTGGAGCCTTCTATGCATCAAGATTACAATATGAAGACATCACTAAATTAGGCTTATATAAAATTAGTGAAGAAAAATTTACTTTCTTCCAATCTATTCCTGTTGGAATTGATAAAGGATTTGCCCAATTGAGTAGTTATGGCAAACAATTAAAAGCCATATTCTCTCCAAAAACTGGAGCCTACAAAGGGGTTGGTGGTTTTGCAGCAATCTTTAACATTTTTCCTAAGACTTGGAGTTGGGAAGCGTTTTGGGGCATCACTGCTTTGTTATCTATTATGCTTGGCGTAATGAATTTATTGCCTATTCCGGCTTTAGATGGTGGTCATGTGATGTTTTTATTATACGAAATCATTAGTGGTAAAAAGCCAAGTGATAAGTTCTTAGAAAGAGCCCAAATGGTTGGCTTTGTATTACTTATTTCTTTATTGCTGTTTGCCAATGGCAATGATATTTACAAAGCGATTTTTCACAAGTAA
- a CDS encoding M1 family aminopeptidase has translation MKNTYALLACFVLSFVFAQNNLTKTNAIAQAEMKSASGVMNFRANPNTANYDITYHKLEFTINPTVKFITGKVTTTYTALTNMNTITFDFANPLSVSSVKKGTTALTYVENSNNELIITLPTTQTAGTSATIEINYSGVPPSNGFDSFVQTTHNGSPVIWTLSEPFGARDWWPCKQDLNDKINSIDVYITAPSQYISVSNGVETTAPVVSVGNKTTHFHHGYPIPAYLVAIACTNYSVYSQTGGTAPNTYPIINYIYPEDLASIQPQLDQTPLILELYESLFEVYPFHNEKYGHAQFGWGGGMEHTTVSFMVGFDRQLIAHEMGHQWFGDKITCGSWKDIWLNEGFATYLADLVIENFDGVDAFIADKDNMINYITSVPNGAVYLNDTEATNVNRIFSNRLTYDKGAMVIEMLRFKLGDTAFFQGLKNYLADPNLAYKYALTTDLQSHLEAVYGQSLTEFFNDWIYNQGYPTYTITAQNWGAGQAKFVINQTQSDPSVSYFEMPVPVRIYGAGGQQADIVLDNTYDGEEIIKSVPFTISSIEFDPQKHIIASNSTATLGNQSFDLDKAVAIYPNPSADMVHIQMPSTATLEKVIVYNSLGQKVMENTSSDFSVAGLSIGVHYIDIQTEEGVFHKKFIKK, from the coding sequence ATGAAAAATACCTACGCTTTGCTTGCTTGTTTTGTACTATCTTTTGTTTTCGCCCAAAACAATCTAACCAAAACAAATGCAATTGCTCAAGCTGAAATGAAATCAGCTTCTGGAGTGATGAACTTTAGAGCAAATCCCAATACTGCCAATTATGACATCACTTATCATAAATTAGAGTTTACTATAAACCCTACAGTGAAATTCATAACAGGAAAAGTAACCACAACCTACACGGCATTAACCAACATGAATACGATAACCTTTGATTTTGCCAATCCATTATCGGTAAGTTCTGTCAAAAAAGGAACTACTGCTTTAACTTATGTTGAAAACTCCAACAATGAATTAATTATTACCTTGCCTACAACCCAAACTGCAGGAACATCGGCTACTATTGAAATCAATTATTCTGGTGTGCCACCTAGTAATGGTTTTGATTCTTTTGTACAAACCACTCATAATGGCAGCCCTGTTATTTGGACTTTATCTGAACCCTTTGGCGCCAGAGATTGGTGGCCATGTAAGCAAGATTTGAATGATAAAATTAATAGCATTGATGTGTATATTACGGCTCCTTCGCAGTACATTAGTGTATCAAATGGAGTAGAAACTACAGCACCAGTTGTTTCTGTTGGCAATAAAACAACCCACTTTCATCATGGATATCCAATCCCTGCTTATTTAGTGGCCATTGCTTGTACTAACTATAGTGTTTACAGTCAAACGGGAGGAACAGCTCCAAATACGTATCCTATCATCAACTACATTTATCCAGAAGATTTAGCTAGCATTCAACCACAATTAGATCAAACTCCACTTATTTTAGAGTTGTATGAGTCCTTGTTTGAAGTATATCCTTTTCACAATGAAAAATACGGTCACGCTCAATTTGGTTGGGGTGGCGGAATGGAACACACTACGGTTTCATTTATGGTAGGTTTTGATAGACAATTGATTGCTCACGAAATGGGACATCAATGGTTTGGCGACAAAATAACTTGTGGTTCTTGGAAAGACATTTGGCTTAACGAAGGATTTGCCACTTATTTAGCGGACCTAGTTATAGAAAACTTTGACGGTGTAGATGCTTTTATAGCCGATAAAGACAATATGATTAACTATATTACTTCTGTTCCAAACGGTGCTGTTTATTTAAACGATACAGAAGCTACCAATGTGAATCGGATTTTTAGCAACCGATTAACTTATGATAAAGGAGCCATGGTCATTGAAATGTTGCGTTTCAAGTTGGGAGATACTGCTTTCTTTCAAGGGTTGAAAAATTATCTAGCCGACCCAAATCTAGCCTACAAATATGCTTTAACAACCGATTTACAATCGCATTTAGAAGCGGTTTACGGACAAAGTTTAACCGAGTTTTTTAATGATTGGATTTACAATCAAGGGTATCCAACGTATACTATCACCGCTCAAAACTGGGGCGCTGGACAAGCTAAGTTTGTGATCAATCAAACACAATCTGACCCTTCTGTTTCTTATTTTGAAATGCCAGTTCCTGTTAGAATATACGGTGCTGGTGGACAACAAGCGGATATAGTGTTAGACAATACTTATGATGGAGAGGAAATTATTAAAAGCGTTCCGTTTACTATTTCGAGTATAGAATTTGACCCTCAAAAACATATCATCGCTTCGAACTCTACCGCCACTTTAGGCAACCAAAGTTTTGATTTAGACAAAGCCGTCGCTATTTATCCAAATCCGAGTGCCGATATGGTTCATATCCAAATGCCAAGCACCGCAACTTTAGAAAAAGTAATTGTTTATAACAGTCTGGGACAAAAAGTAATGGAAAATACCAGCTCAGATTTTTCTGTGGCTGGCTTGTCAATAGGAGTTCATTATATCGACATCCAAACAGAAGAAGGGGTTTTTCATAAAAAATTCATAAAAAAATAA
- the serS gene encoding serine--tRNA ligase, with protein MLQISYIRENKEKVITALAKRNMDVKTLVEEVIQLDENRRSTQLALDNTLAEANKLSASIGELMKNGEKSKAEILKMKTVQLKESSKELSEKAEALAHDLLQKMYLLPNLPADIVPVGKTPEENLNVFQEGDIPVLHEGAQPHWELVKKYDIIDFELGVKITGAGFPVYKGKGAKLQRALISYFLDKNTDAGYQEFQVPHLVNEASAYGTGQLPDKEGQMYHDAADDLYLIPTAEVPVTNIFRDVILQESELPILCTGYTPCFRREAGSYGAHVRGLNRLHQFDKVEIVRIEHPDKSYEALDSMVEHVKEIMRELKLPFRVLRLCGGDMGFASALTYDFEVFSTAQDKWLEISSVSNFETFQANRLKLRFKGKEGKTQLAHTLNGSSLALPRVLAGILENYQTPEGIVIPEVLRKYTGFDIIN; from the coding sequence ATGTTACAGATAAGTTACATCAGAGAAAATAAAGAAAAAGTGATTACGGCTTTGGCCAAAAGAAACATGGATGTGAAAACACTCGTGGAAGAAGTAATCCAATTAGATGAAAACAGAAGAAGCACTCAATTAGCTTTAGATAATACTTTGGCAGAAGCCAACAAATTATCAGCATCCATTGGGGAGTTAATGAAGAATGGCGAAAAATCGAAAGCGGAAATCCTTAAGATGAAAACGGTTCAGCTTAAAGAATCTAGCAAAGAACTTTCTGAAAAAGCAGAAGCATTGGCTCATGACCTTTTACAAAAAATGTACTTGTTGCCTAATCTTCCTGCTGATATTGTTCCTGTTGGAAAAACGCCTGAAGAAAACTTAAATGTTTTTCAAGAAGGAGACATTCCGGTTTTACATGAAGGAGCGCAACCTCATTGGGAGTTAGTAAAAAAATACGACATCATCGATTTTGAATTAGGAGTAAAAATTACAGGGGCTGGTTTTCCTGTTTACAAAGGAAAGGGAGCCAAATTACAACGTGCTTTGATTTCTTATTTCTTAGATAAAAATACCGATGCAGGCTATCAAGAATTTCAAGTCCCTCATTTGGTAAATGAAGCTTCTGCCTACGGAACAGGACAATTGCCAGATAAAGAAGGGCAAATGTATCACGATGCTGCGGATGATTTGTATTTAATCCCAACCGCTGAGGTTCCGGTGACTAATATTTTTCGAGATGTGATTTTACAAGAAAGTGAATTGCCTATTTTATGCACAGGATATACTCCTTGTTTCCGTCGTGAAGCAGGTTCTTACGGAGCACACGTTCGTGGATTGAATCGTTTACACCAATTTGATAAAGTAGAAATCGTTCGTATTGAACATCCAGATAAATCGTATGAAGCTTTAGATAGCATGGTGGAACATGTAAAAGAGATTATGCGTGAATTGAAATTACCGTTCCGTGTGTTACGTCTTTGTGGTGGCGATATGGGATTTGCTTCGGCATTGACTTATGATTTTGAAGTATTTTCTACCGCTCAAGACAAATGGTTAGAAATATCATCGGTATCTAATTTTGAAACCTTTCAAGCGAATCGTTTAAAATTGCGTTTTAAAGGAAAAGAAGGGAAAACTCAGTTAGCTCATACCTTGAACGGAAGCTCATTAGCCTTGCCAAGAGTTTTGGCCGGAATACTAGAAAACTATCAAACTCCAGAAGGTATTGTAATTCCAGAAGTACTGAGAAAGTATACTGGATTTGATATCATTAACTAA
- a CDS encoding tetratricopeptide repeat protein produces MKKILYILFLFGCFWAQAQNEQLANNYFDRGEFEKALVSYEELLKSQEGNSNYFQRVIECYQQLQQLDKSQKALEDRFSKYKQSNLLVEIGYNYQLQKNQDKANKFYNQAIDKIKKNPNEVYGIAYIFERKSLVDFALLAYKTAIAVEPKMNFSFQMAILYGQQGNTDLMIETFLDESYKNPQNLPVIQNQISRFMTEDVDVNFNESLKKALLIRAQKTQDIFWNDFLSWLFVQQKEYGKAFIQQKAIYKRNPESFANIVNLGQMAIEDNDQSSAEEILTFVLENTKDLDLLIKAHSYLIDMKIDHALEKDYPAITAELDGLIKEFGISPYTISLLKLQANFEAFHLKNPEKAKTILKNAMDMPLDKYELAEVKMELADILLFEEKFNQALIYYSQIDEDMSGDVIGQEASLKTAKTSYFKTDFEWASHQLKVLKSASSQLIANDALDLFLLISDNTVEDSLQVALKKFAHADFLLYQNKKQEALSHFQTILKEHKGEDIEAVTLLRIGKIYEKMGDFANALANYNTVITNHKESIYVDEALYFSAEIYNTQLNDPEKAKPLYEEMIFKHEDSIYYVDSRNKYRKLRGDTNL; encoded by the coding sequence ATGAAAAAAATCCTCTACATACTTTTCCTTTTTGGTTGTTTTTGGGCACAAGCTCAAAACGAGCAATTGGCCAATAATTATTTTGACAGAGGAGAGTTTGAAAAGGCCTTAGTGAGTTATGAGGAGTTATTAAAATCTCAAGAAGGGAATTCTAATTATTTCCAAAGAGTTATTGAATGTTATCAGCAATTACAACAATTAGATAAGTCTCAAAAAGCTTTAGAAGATCGATTTAGCAAATACAAACAAAGCAATCTTTTAGTAGAAATAGGGTATAACTATCAGCTACAAAAAAATCAAGACAAGGCCAATAAATTCTACAATCAAGCGATTGATAAAATCAAGAAAAACCCAAATGAAGTGTATGGAATTGCGTATATTTTTGAAAGAAAGTCATTGGTTGATTTTGCTTTGTTAGCTTATAAAACAGCCATTGCGGTAGAACCCAAGATGAATTTCAGCTTTCAAATGGCGATACTCTATGGTCAGCAAGGCAATACCGATTTGATGATTGAAACCTTCTTAGATGAATCTTATAAAAATCCGCAAAACCTTCCTGTAATTCAAAATCAGATATCGCGATTTATGACCGAAGATGTGGATGTCAATTTTAATGAATCTCTAAAAAAAGCACTTTTAATAAGAGCTCAGAAGACACAAGATATTTTTTGGAATGACTTCTTGAGTTGGTTATTTGTTCAACAAAAGGAGTACGGAAAAGCTTTCATTCAACAAAAAGCGATTTACAAAAGAAACCCAGAGTCGTTTGCTAATATTGTTAACTTAGGACAAATGGCCATTGAGGATAACGATCAAAGTTCGGCAGAAGAGATTTTGACTTTTGTTTTAGAGAACACGAAAGATTTGGATTTGTTAATTAAGGCACATTCCTATCTTATCGACATGAAAATTGACCATGCACTAGAAAAAGATTATCCAGCTATTACAGCAGAATTAGATGGTTTGATAAAAGAATTTGGCATAAGTCCTTACACTATTTCACTTTTAAAACTGCAAGCCAATTTTGAAGCCTTTCATTTAAAAAATCCAGAAAAAGCCAAAACCATTTTAAAAAATGCAATGGACATGCCTTTGGATAAGTACGAATTGGCAGAAGTGAAAATGGAATTGGCCGATATTCTTTTATTTGAAGAAAAATTCAATCAAGCTTTAATTTATTATTCTCAAATAGATGAAGACATGAGCGGTGATGTTATTGGTCAGGAGGCGAGTTTAAAAACCGCTAAAACTAGTTATTTCAAAACCGATTTCGAATGGGCATCTCATCAATTAAAAGTATTGAAATCAGCTTCTTCTCAATTGATTGCTAATGATGCTCTCGATTTGTTTTTACTAATTAGCGACAACACAGTCGAGGATTCTTTACAAGTGGCTTTGAAGAAATTTGCGCATGCCGATTTTCTACTGTATCAAAATAAAAAACAAGAGGCCTTATCGCATTTTCAAACTATTTTAAAAGAACATAAAGGAGAAGATATTGAAGCGGTAACCTTATTGCGTATCGGAAAGATTTATGAAAAGATGGGCGATTTTGCAAATGCTTTAGCCAATTACAATACCGTCATTACCAATCATAAAGAAAGCATTTATGTAGATGAAGCGCTTTATTTTTCAGCAGAAATTTACAATACGCAATTAAACGATCCCGAAAAAGCAAAACCGCTTTATGAAGAAATGATTTTCAAACACGAAGACAGTATTTACTATGTAGACTCGAGGAATAAATACCGAAAACTACGTGGTGATACTAATCTTTAA
- a CDS encoding DUF4286 family protein: protein MILYNVTINIHESVHDQWMQWMQEKHINDVLATGKFSSARMVKVLVEEDMGGTTYSIQYTTDCKETLQQYYEEDAPRLREEGLRLFGDKMLAFRTELELISEH, encoded by the coding sequence ATGATACTTTATAACGTTACCATCAACATCCACGAAAGCGTTCACGACCAATGGATGCAATGGATGCAAGAAAAACATATTAACGATGTGCTTGCCACAGGAAAATTTTCATCGGCCCGAATGGTAAAAGTTTTGGTAGAAGAAGATATGGGAGGAACAACGTATTCCATTCAATATACCACTGACTGCAAAGAAACATTGCAACAATATTACGAAGAAGATGCGCCAAGACTTCGTGAAGAAGGATTGCGATTATTTGGAGATAAAATGCTGGCTTTTAGAACCGAATTGGAGTTGATTTCTGAACATTAA
- the rsmA gene encoding 16S rRNA (adenine(1518)-N(6)/adenine(1519)-N(6))-dimethyltransferase RsmA, whose product MDVRAKKHLGQHFLTDESIAKNIADTLNFEGYDTTLEIGPGMGVLTKYLLEKPTTTYVIEIDTESVVYLENHYPKLHGKIISKDFLKYNINEVFEGKPFAIIGNFPYNISSQIVFKCLELRHQVPEFSGMFQKEVAERICEKKGSKAYGILSVLVQAFYEAEYLFTVSPDVFNPPPKVNSGVLRLRRKENFTLPCNEKLFFSVVKTGFQQRRKTLRNSLKSFNLSDNLKEDTIFDLRPEQLSVEQFIELTQKIEANAV is encoded by the coding sequence ATGGACGTAAGAGCCAAAAAACACCTAGGGCAACATTTTTTAACCGATGAATCCATTGCCAAAAACATTGCAGACACCTTGAATTTTGAAGGCTATGATACTACTTTGGAGATTGGCCCAGGAATGGGGGTGTTGACCAAATATTTATTGGAAAAACCAACGACTACGTATGTCATCGAAATCGATACGGAATCGGTTGTTTACTTGGAAAATCACTATCCAAAACTCCATGGTAAAATCATCTCTAAAGATTTTTTGAAATACAATATCAATGAAGTTTTTGAGGGAAAACCGTTTGCTATCATTGGCAACTTTCCTTATAATATTTCTTCACAAATCGTTTTTAAATGTTTAGAATTGCGACATCAGGTTCCTGAGTTTTCTGGGATGTTTCAAAAAGAAGTAGCCGAACGAATTTGTGAAAAAAAAGGAAGCAAAGCTTATGGAATTCTTTCGGTTTTGGTTCAGGCTTTTTATGAAGCAGAATATTTATTTACGGTAAGTCCAGATGTTTTTAATCCGCCGCCAAAAGTAAATTCTGGTGTTTTACGTTTACGCCGAAAAGAAAATTTCACCCTACCTTGTAATGAAAAACTTTTCTTTTCAGTGGTAAAAACAGGGTTTCAACAACGCCGTAAGACGTTAAGAAATAGTTTAAAATCATTCAACCTTTCGGATAATTTAAAAGAAGACACTATCTTTGACCTCAGACCAGAGCAACTCTCGGTAGAACAATTCATTGAACTGACTCAAAAAATAGAAGCCAATGCAGTTTAA